A genomic stretch from Lathyrus oleraceus cultivar Zhongwan6 chromosome 2, CAAS_Psat_ZW6_1.0, whole genome shotgun sequence includes:
- the LOC127120218 gene encoding soluble inorganic pyrophosphatase PPA1 — translation MANHEEAKEWSSSGSHPKLNERILSSMSRRTVAAHPWHDVEIGPGAPVVFNCVIEIGKGGKVKYELDKKSGLIKVDRVLYSSVVYPHNYGFIPRTICEDSDPMDVLVLMQEPVLPGTFLRARAIGLMPMIDQGEKDDKIIAVCADDPEFRHYTDIKELPPHRLAEIRRFFEDYKKNENKKVDVDDFLPAESAIDSIKYSMDLYASYIVESLRK, via the exons ATGGCTAACCATGAAGAGGCAAAGGAATGGTCTTCGAGTGGATCTCACCCTAAGCTCAATGAAAGAATACTTTCTTCCATGTCGAGGAGAACTGTTGCGGCTCACCCCTGGCATGATGTCGAGATAG GACCGGGAGCTCCAGTAGTTTTCAATTGT GTGATTGAAATTGGCAAAGGTGGTAAGGTTAAGTATGAGCTGGACAAGAAAAGTGGACTTATAAAG GTTGATCGTGTTCTTTACTCATCGGTTGTCTACCCACACAACTATGGTTTCATCCCACGAACAATTTGTGAAGACAGTGATCCTATGGATGTTCTGGTTCTGATGCAG GAACCTGTCCTACCTGGTACCTTCCTTCGTGCTCGTGCTATTGGACTAATGCCCATGATTGATCAG GGTGAGAAGGATGACAAGATCATAGCAGTTTGTGCTGATGACCCCGAGTTCCGCCATTACACAGACATCAAAGAGCTTCCTCCACACCGGCTGGCTGAAATAAGAAGATTCTTTGAGGACT ACAAGAAGAATGAGAACAAAAAAGTCGATGTTGATGATTTTCTACCAGCTGAGTCTGCCATTGATTCCATCAAGTACTCCAT GGACCTCTATGCTTCCTACATAGTTGAGAGCTTAAGGAAGTGA